In the genome of Anaerolineae bacterium, the window GTGCTGTGTACAACGGCCGTCCCTCCTACGAAAAATGCCACCTCATTATAGCCGAATTGAGCAGGCCTGTCTAACCTACCTAAACCATAAGCATGAGGAGGCACAGAGGTGTATGTACAGTTTGTCAGTGATTGGGCTCGTGTTCAAAACAAGTGTGATTTATTTGCCACCTGGTGATTATCGGCAGCCTAAAGAGGCCAAACCTTGGAATTGGCTTTCTAGCTGGACGCGGCGATGTCCGTCAAATCTTTCTGATTAACCTCTTAGCTGTAGACAGCAGCCACGATGCCAGTGGGAGCAGAGCCAGCAATAGGGCCAGATCTAGCTCATTTGCCCCAAAAATAGCATGGCTTAGGGGCTTCCACAAGGGCTCCCAGAACTCCCGCGTCAGATCCATTACGATCCAGAGGAACGCGCTTCCTAACAAAGCCCCCAGCAGCGCCAAAAGATATTCCAATGTCCGGCCGATAAGCCGCGCCCACATCAGAAGCACGACCACGGCGATGCCCCACTGAGCCCAAACAGGGAGGTTGCGCCATAGTTTCGTTAGGGATTCCATCCAAGAGGACACGATCTTGATTATGATATAGAGAATGTCAGGAGGAGAGGGGGTGGAAATAATAGGGGACGAGCAGTCGGTGTCGGTTTGGTCTTCCGTTACCCAACCGGTGCCCCCGCTGGGATCGCCCGCAGCCCGACGGCTGGTATCCCACCACACCTTGCCATCGGCTATCCGTGGGCCATCAATCACCCGGACCGCCCAACCGTCTTCAGGCACGCGGGTGTGAGCCCGATAGGAGAAGCCCGGCCCCTCGCGAATGCAGGTCCCAGCGCGCAGGCCAACGATGTTGCCGATCTGCCATCCCTCTTGCGCCTGGACGACCCCATATCCGATCACGGTGAACACAATCATAACCAACAGCCATTTTGCGAGAGAATACGGCGGTTGACGCATCGTATCACAGCTCCTTCGGCCAGCCGAGAGGCGGCCTCTACCACCAAGAGGGCGCAGTTCCCCCTCATCAGCTCATACTATGTTTGAGCATCAGTCCCGAGATGACGGGCACAGCTAACAGAAGCGGGATAAGACAAAGCAAGCAGAGCACGCTACCGAGGCCGCTGCCCAGAAGGCCGCTGACATCATCGGGTGCAGTGAAGATCGTCAGAAATGGCAGGCCAATGGCCACTGCTACAATAAAGGCCCACCAACCGAATAAACGCAACAGGCCGGCGCCCGTGCGCCCGGCATATAGATAGCCGATGCCGAGGAAGCCAAAATAGCCGGCTACGATCTCGATAACCATCGCCGTATTCGGGTCCTTGGTGGAAGTGGAGGATGCAGACATTTCTTCGCTCCTAGAGAGGTAACGGCTTGAGATGATGGTGACCAGGACGGCCGCCCATTATCTCAAGCCAGCGCTGGTCAACCTCCTCTACGGCGCTGACCGATTGCTAAGCTCCCGCCGACCGCGTGGCGGTCGGGCCTATATACTTGGCGCTGCCGAACCCCAGGATCAGGAACCCCAGGCCGCTGAGCAGGAAGAGCATGATCACGCCGAAGACGGCGCTCTTGCCGAAGGCCGCCGCGATATCGAGGCATACCAGGAGCAGGATGATAATATTCACAGCCGGGATCAGCAGCAAGATCAGCCACCAGCCGGGACGGCCGGCGATCTTGAGCATCAGGTAGGCATTGTAGATGGGGATGAGGGCTCCCCACCCGGGCTGGCCAGCTTTCTGGAAGGTCTTCCAGATGCCGGCGATGAACACGATCGTCAGCGCGAGGATGAGCACCAGCAAGCCGATCGAAAGCTCGCCTTCGCCGCCTTGTTGAAAGATCGCGCTGATGGGGGCGATTGAGGTCAACATGGAACCCCTCCCTTCTATTCATGGCTCGTTACGAGCGCGCCTGTTGTCGGCGTTCGGCCTCGCGCAGGAGGCGGATCTGCTCTTCCAGCAGCTCCTTGATAGCCAACAGCGTGAAGATGGCGCCCGAGCTGATAGCTGCCAGAAGGAAGAGGGCAATCCCGCCCAGAAAGGCCCAGCCAACGTGGAAATGAAACTCGGGTTGCCCCCCAAACAGGCCAACATTGGCCAGGTCCTGAAAAGCACGGACGACGCCACCACTGTAGCCACCCCAGATGAACCCGACCAGGGTGTAACCGATGACGAAGATGGAGAGAATAGGCTCGAGGATAGATACGATGAAGTTTTTCATGGTTGCCTCCGACAGCTTAACAAAGATATACGCGCTTCCAGATCGGCATAGATGAGGG includes:
- a CDS encoding DUF5684 domain-containing protein — translated: MLTSIAPISAIFQQGGEGELSIGLLVLILALTIVFIAGIWKTFQKAGQPGWGALIPIYNAYLMLKIAGRPGWWLILLLIPAVNIIILLLVCLDIAAAFGKSAVFGVIMLFLLSGLGFLILGFGSAKYIGPTATRSAGA